A single window of Chloracidobacterium thermophilum B DNA harbors:
- a CDS encoding ArsR/SmtB family transcription factor — protein MASPCSNQHQPTEREVLAAPLAWRVADIFKALGDPTRVKIIALLDAGEMCVGEMCLTLGMSQPAISSQLRLLRTLGIVSVRREGKHAYYRLADEHVRHLFHQGLAHARHDIIHDDA, from the coding sequence ATGGCTTCTCCCTGTAGCAACCAGCACCAACCAACCGAACGCGAAGTGCTCGCCGCCCCGCTGGCCTGGCGCGTTGCCGACATTTTCAAGGCGCTCGGCGATCCGACCCGGGTGAAAATCATCGCCCTGCTCGATGCCGGCGAAATGTGTGTCGGCGAAATGTGCCTGACGCTGGGGATGTCGCAGCCGGCGATTTCCAGCCAGCTCCGTTTGCTGCGTACGCTGGGGATTGTCTCCGTTCGCCGCGAAGGCAAGCACGCCTACTACCGCCTGGCAGATGAACACGTCCGGCATCTGTTCCACCAGGGGCTGGCCCATGCGCGGCACGACATCATTCACGATGATGCGTAA
- a CDS encoding chorismate-binding protein, whose product MSTLQFQPATYDAFLALAQEATVVPVAVTLPADVHTPVGVFLKVAGQSGDVGLFENQRLERHLPPYTLIGLDPRWIITGRDGKVELRTPHATLERTETLLQAVRRRLRADILAPLTDIPALASATFGYLAHEASHHLHGVPPRVPPTVEGVLAAFGTVIVFDHAHQRLHIVVNVPTDGRTERLEADYAAAQQRLQSVAQQLDGPFPALPALPRPTSRSIVTPMTPEQFRQAVEHTEQCIAAGELHVATLAQRLERPTAAHPFSIYRLLRATPSLLGTFFFSAGGTAILGGIAHNVVQGRGESLRAYLATHERPAGSTEAELSLALAELASDESATGQHIGFVDALRNDLGQIAGYGSLELEILAQAEAAPQQVRLISTLQSQLASGRDYLDVLAARLPSAQWTGLPKRPALRLTTALEPVRRHHFGSQFCLLVPQVELLACETCHVLEVTNQVARFYAFAALTGDTNLSEALVKGAKTAQHTAALLEQAEAQTVH is encoded by the coding sequence GTGTCCACGCTGCAATTTCAGCCGGCAACATACGATGCCTTCCTGGCGCTGGCCCAGGAAGCAACCGTCGTTCCCGTGGCCGTGACCCTGCCGGCGGACGTTCACACACCGGTTGGGGTCTTTCTGAAAGTGGCCGGTCAATCCGGCGATGTCGGACTGTTCGAGAATCAACGCCTCGAACGCCATCTCCCCCCCTATACCCTCATCGGTCTCGACCCACGCTGGATCATCACCGGCCGGGATGGGAAGGTTGAGCTACGCACCCCGCACGCCACGCTTGAACGCACGGAAACGCTGCTGCAAGCCGTCCGGCGGCGGCTCCGGGCCGACATCCTCGCCCCCCTGACGGATATACCGGCGCTGGCCAGCGCCACTTTCGGCTATCTGGCGCACGAAGCGTCCCACCACCTTCACGGCGTACCACCCCGCGTGCCGCCGACCGTGGAAGGCGTCCTTGCCGCTTTTGGCACGGTCATCGTGTTTGACCATGCCCACCAGCGCCTGCATATCGTTGTCAATGTCCCGACCGACGGACGGACTGAACGGCTCGAAGCCGACTACGCCGCCGCGCAACAGCGCCTCCAGTCCGTGGCGCAACAACTCGACGGCCCATTCCCGGCGTTACCGGCGCTGCCACGCCCAACGTCGCGTTCCATCGTCACCCCCATGACACCGGAGCAGTTCCGGCAGGCCGTTGAACACACGGAACAGTGCATTGCCGCCGGTGAGCTTCACGTGGCCACGCTGGCGCAGCGCCTGGAACGTCCAACGGCCGCCCATCCCTTTTCGATCTACCGGCTGCTGCGGGCGACGCCCTCCCTGTTGGGCACGTTTTTCTTCTCTGCCGGCGGCACGGCCATTCTTGGCGGGATTGCCCACAATGTTGTTCAGGGACGTGGAGAAAGCCTCCGTGCCTATCTGGCGACCCACGAGCGCCCGGCCGGAAGTACTGAGGCCGAACTCTCCCTGGCGCTGGCTGAGCTGGCCAGCGACGAGTCGGCAACGGGTCAGCACATCGGTTTTGTGGATGCGCTTCGCAACGACCTCGGACAGATTGCCGGCTACGGCTCGCTGGAACTGGAAATTCTTGCCCAGGCGGAAGCCGCCCCCCAACAGGTGCGGCTCATTTCGACACTCCAGTCCCAACTCGCGTCGGGGCGTGATTATCTGGATGTTCTCGCCGCGCGCCTGCCCAGCGCCCAGTGGACCGGACTCCCCAAACGTCCGGCCCTGCGCCTGACGACGGCACTTGAACCCGTCCGGCGGCATCACTTCGGAAGCCAGTTCTGCCTGCTTGTCCCACAGGTGGAGCTGCTGGCCTGCGAAACCTGTCACGTCCTCGAAGTGACCAACCAGGTTGCGCGGTTCTATGCCTTTGCCGCCCTGACCGGCGATACCAACCTCAGCGAAGCCTTGGTCAAAGGGGCCAAAACAGCCCAGCACACCGCCGCCCTGCTGGAACAGGCTGAAGCCCAGACCGTGCACTGA
- the hisIE gene encoding bifunctional phosphoribosyl-AMP cyclohydrolase/phosphoribosyl-ATP diphosphatase HisIE, translated as MTEAIRFDANGLVPVVIQDATTNEVLTLAYMNAASYQLTCETGEVWLWSRSRQSLWHKGATSGHTQRVVDMRLDCDSDALVVRVEPRGPACHTGATSCFFQSILPGSATMDQTDKAPPIPAAQVSEGSPSIAPPEVKLVPHSALELGILLDELYALIRERQAKRPEGAYTTYLFTAGLDKILKKVGEEAAETIIAAKNEPRMELAAEMADLLYHLLVLMVARDVTPHDVAEILRSRAGKRRPLPTE; from the coding sequence ATGACGGAAGCGATTCGTTTTGATGCCAACGGCCTCGTGCCGGTCGTCATCCAGGATGCCACGACCAACGAGGTCCTCACCCTGGCCTACATGAATGCTGCCAGTTACCAACTCACCTGCGAAACCGGCGAGGTCTGGCTCTGGAGCCGCTCGCGTCAATCCCTGTGGCACAAGGGGGCCACGTCGGGCCACACCCAACGGGTTGTGGACATGCGGCTGGATTGCGACAGTGATGCGCTCGTCGTCAGGGTTGAACCGCGTGGGCCGGCCTGTCACACCGGTGCCACCAGTTGCTTTTTCCAGTCCATCCTCCCTGGCAGCGCCACTATGGACCAGACAGACAAAGCGCCTCCAATACCGGCAGCCCAGGTTTCTGAAGGAAGCCCGTCCATTGCCCCGCCGGAAGTCAAACTCGTCCCCCACAGCGCGCTCGAACTGGGCATCCTGCTCGATGAGCTGTATGCCCTGATCCGGGAACGCCAGGCAAAACGGCCGGAAGGCGCTTACACCACCTATCTGTTTACGGCCGGGCTGGACAAGATTCTCAAAAAGGTCGGCGAGGAAGCGGCCGAAACCATCATTGCCGCCAAAAATGAACCCCGCATGGAGTTGGCCGCTGAAATGGCCGACCTGCTCTATCACCTGCTCGTCCTGATGGTGGCGCGGGATGTGACACCCCACGACGTGGCCGAAATTCTGCGCAGCCGCGCCGGCAAACGCCGACCTCTTCCCACGGAGTAA
- a CDS encoding phosphoenolpyruvate carboxykinase (ATP) gives MALAQVVYGRRLTTTRPVPFLQPVHLGEDTADGFLAFEENPTPPRPPACAPWYQGQIVDARQGPELVAYHEPETGLFHFCYNVGTAFTYDHPQRRITALWSPPQTFEDTCTYLTGPILGFVLQIQQRVCLHASTVAIGASAVAFVGPNGTGKSTLAAALLRRGAEIIAEDVAAVEQQTDGFVVHLGPRAIRLWDPSVTALYGRPDALPCISKHWEKRYLPLDTHEQHRPAQLTDVYLLEVVPAEAPVSSTQLPPMQAVMQLLPNIYPDWLPLPEARVAILDTLTQLVTAVRVSRLSIPHSFSRLDEVCDYVLARHS, from the coding sequence ATGGCACTGGCGCAGGTGGTTTATGGACGGCGACTGACGACAACCCGCCCGGTTCCTTTTCTCCAGCCGGTGCACCTTGGTGAAGACACCGCCGATGGCTTTCTCGCCTTTGAGGAAAATCCCACGCCACCACGCCCCCCGGCGTGTGCACCGTGGTATCAGGGGCAAATTGTGGACGCCAGGCAAGGCCCCGAACTCGTTGCCTACCACGAGCCGGAAACCGGTCTGTTTCACTTTTGCTATAACGTCGGCACGGCTTTCACCTACGACCACCCTCAACGCCGTATCACGGCGCTCTGGTCACCGCCGCAGACGTTTGAGGATACCTGTACCTACCTGACCGGCCCCATCCTTGGTTTTGTTCTCCAGATTCAGCAGCGGGTGTGTCTGCACGCCAGCACAGTAGCCATAGGTGCCTCAGCCGTGGCCTTTGTGGGACCGAACGGGACCGGCAAATCCACCCTTGCGGCGGCGCTGCTCCGGCGCGGCGCGGAGATTATCGCCGAGGATGTCGCTGCTGTTGAACAGCAGACGGATGGCTTTGTGGTCCATCTGGGGCCGCGCGCCATCCGCTTGTGGGACCCTTCTGTCACGGCCCTTTACGGCCGCCCTGACGCCCTTCCCTGTATTTCCAAACACTGGGAAAAACGCTACCTGCCTCTCGATACCCATGAACAACACCGGCCGGCACAGCTTACGGACGTGTACCTTCTGGAGGTCGTTCCGGCGGAGGCTCCGGTCAGCAGTACGCAACTCCCTCCGATGCAGGCTGTAATGCAGCTCCTGCCCAACATCTATCCCGACTGGCTTCCCCTGCCGGAAGCGCGGGTTGCCATTCTGGATACCCTGACCCAACTGGTCACGGCGGTTCGCGTCAGCCGCCTTTCGATTCCACATAGTTTTTCCCGACTGGACGAGGTTTGTGATTACGTCCTGGCGCGCCACAGTTAG
- a CDS encoding asparagine synthetase B family protein, protein MVARLLQRLAWRGPDGQSHWYEAHVALGYAHLHVDDLTRTPPPLTFDGQVWLAADIRLDAREGLCRAIQTAGGEADQDMPDARLLWQAYHLWELDCLHYLQGDFAFALWDARRRRLFCARDPFAVKPLYYSYQPGLFVASSDLATICAHPQIPTSIPTDLDDFAVADFLIEGMKLDEDGTFYRAIRRLPRATALCLEGGARRQWRYWDWPTDGCLRYARTRDYVEHFQALLEQAVADRLRAPRASVLLSGGLDSNVVTAAARRACLTTDLRAFTCVFNTLIPDRERHFAGLAAQGHGIPITFVEQDNWQPYAPPPAGVPPPPEPVHEPFWNGIMESYRQVGSHARIVLTGQWGDEVMLQETAPYLRDLVARRQLLRLGEALVAYFVADVRNGFFSLRRQFGRILGRKHPTRSEIPRWLATDFVTRLRRAGYFERMQPSPPPHPYRRHMLRVLNRVHLANDHEYSDMAFTGTLVEIRSPLLDQRILEFFLAAPTVPLCLDKWLFRELLKNRLPRAVVRRAKAPLPQFPVTGYIRRHGTSWAQLPSEARHYLSCFVNVEALPTPLVWDARHEAKSFVDLSPLSLYKWLQSKIV, encoded by the coding sequence ATGGTCGCGCGTTTGCTCCAGCGGTTGGCCTGGCGTGGGCCTGACGGTCAATCCCACTGGTACGAGGCACACGTGGCGCTGGGCTATGCCCATCTCCACGTGGATGACCTGACGCGCACCCCACCGCCACTGACCTTTGATGGGCAGGTGTGGCTGGCCGCCGACATCCGGCTGGATGCGCGCGAAGGACTCTGCCGTGCCATCCAGACGGCTGGCGGGGAGGCCGACCAAGATATGCCGGATGCCAGACTGCTCTGGCAGGCGTACCACCTGTGGGAGTTGGATTGCCTGCACTACCTTCAGGGCGACTTTGCCTTTGCCCTGTGGGATGCCCGTCGCCGACGGCTGTTCTGCGCGCGCGACCCGTTCGCCGTCAAGCCGCTCTATTACAGCTATCAGCCGGGGCTGTTTGTTGCCTCCAGCGACCTTGCGACCATCTGCGCCCACCCGCAGATTCCCACCTCCATCCCAACCGATTTGGACGACTTTGCCGTTGCCGATTTTCTCATCGAAGGGATGAAGCTGGACGAAGACGGCACGTTTTACCGCGCCATCCGCCGCCTGCCACGGGCTACGGCGCTGTGCCTTGAAGGGGGTGCACGGCGGCAGTGGCGTTACTGGGATTGGCCAACCGATGGGTGTCTCCGCTATGCCCGCACAAGGGATTACGTCGAGCATTTTCAGGCACTTCTGGAACAGGCTGTAGCTGACCGGCTGCGCGCACCACGTGCATCTGTTCTTCTCAGCGGCGGGCTGGATTCCAACGTGGTGACGGCCGCCGCGCGACGCGCCTGCCTAACGACTGACCTCCGCGCTTTTACCTGTGTTTTCAACACACTCATTCCCGACCGCGAACGGCATTTCGCCGGGCTGGCCGCCCAAGGTCACGGTATTCCCATCACCTTCGTTGAGCAGGACAACTGGCAGCCGTATGCGCCCCCCCCGGCCGGCGTTCCCCCACCACCTGAGCCGGTTCACGAACCCTTCTGGAATGGCATCATGGAAAGTTACCGCCAGGTGGGCAGCCACGCCCGCATTGTCCTGACCGGGCAGTGGGGCGATGAAGTCATGCTTCAGGAAACAGCACCCTACCTGCGCGATCTCGTTGCCCGGCGGCAGTTACTCCGCTTGGGCGAGGCTCTTGTGGCGTACTTTGTAGCTGACGTCCGCAATGGCTTCTTTTCACTTCGGCGTCAGTTTGGGCGGATACTTGGACGAAAACACCCAACCCGGTCAGAAATCCCCCGCTGGCTGGCAACAGACTTTGTGACGCGCCTGCGTCGGGCTGGCTATTTCGAGCGCATGCAACCCAGTCCACCACCGCACCCCTACCGGCGGCATATGCTACGGGTGCTAAATCGGGTTCACCTGGCTAATGACCATGAATACAGCGATATGGCTTTCACCGGCACTTTGGTGGAAATCCGCTCCCCGTTGCTTGACCAGCGCATCCTCGAGTTTTTCCTGGCAGCGCCGACTGTGCCCCTTTGCCTCGACAAGTGGCTTTTCCGGGAACTGCTCAAAAACCGGCTTCCACGCGCTGTTGTCCGGCGTGCCAAGGCTCCCCTTCCTCAGTTTCCCGTCACCGGCTACATCAGGCGGCACGGCACAAGTTGGGCGCAACTTCCATCGGAAGCTCGCCACTACCTGTCTTGTTTTGTGAACGTCGAAGCCTTGCCAACTCCTCTTGTGTGGGATGCACGGCACGAAGCCAAATCTTTTGTTGACCTCAGCCCGTTGAGTCTGTATAAATGGCTGCAATCCAAGATTGTGTAA
- a CDS encoding lasso peptide biosynthesis B2 protein, with the protein MKRWLYRLYLFCHLPSEDRANLVTAWLLLLGLPGLCRLVGVRACLRWMRWMVGRQPPPVSSATCPADWVDHQGVLVAWAARYCPRSPTCLIRALVLWFLLARRGIVCDLRLGVEKDARTFEAHAWVEWCGQPVMESPDVRQRYAVFDTPLNVL; encoded by the coding sequence ATGAAACGTTGGCTGTACCGACTGTACCTCTTCTGCCACCTTCCATCGGAAGACCGGGCGAACCTGGTAACGGCCTGGCTTTTGTTGCTGGGTTTGCCCGGACTGTGCCGCCTCGTCGGTGTACGCGCCTGCCTGCGGTGGATGCGGTGGATGGTTGGCCGTCAGCCGCCACCGGTGTCATCCGCAACCTGCCCGGCGGATTGGGTGGATCACCAAGGTGTTCTTGTCGCTTGGGCGGCCCGGTATTGTCCCCGGTCGCCAACCTGCCTTATTCGTGCGCTTGTGCTGTGGTTCCTGCTGGCGCGACGCGGCATCGTCTGTGACCTCCGGCTGGGCGTTGAAAAAGACGCCCGGACGTTTGAGGCCCACGCTTGGGTGGAATGGTGCGGCCAGCCGGTGATGGAATCTCCCGACGTACGGCAGCGCTACGCCGTCTTTGATACGCCTCTCAACGTCTTGTGA
- a CDS encoding PqqD family protein, with amino-acid sequence MNRALIPKHVIVRSVADEAILLNLTTEHYYGLDSVAYSMLRQATSCPTLQDALAALLDEYEVEPERLQQDFNALLEQLQQANLIEIVPPDPVSSDSPPAAAPIS; translated from the coding sequence ATGAACCGAGCCCTGATTCCCAAGCATGTCATTGTGCGCTCTGTTGCGGATGAAGCCATCCTGCTCAATCTGACCACGGAGCATTACTACGGTCTGGACAGTGTGGCCTACAGCATGCTGCGGCAGGCCACGAGCTGCCCGACGTTGCAGGACGCTTTGGCGGCTCTGCTGGACGAATATGAAGTCGAACCGGAACGGCTCCAGCAGGATTTCAATGCCCTGCTGGAGCAGCTTCAGCAAGCCAATCTCATCGAGATTGTTCCGCCTGACCCGGTTTCTTCAGATTCGCCGCCAGCGGCAGCTCCAATCTCATGA
- a CDS encoding 50S ribosomal protein L11 methyltransferase, whose translation MYSDYAALTYHASLIADERRVQPFQSAIESVVRPGDVVADVGCGTGILTLLACRAGARHTYAIDEGPIIELARLIIEKNGYADRVTFIGCLSTRARLPEPVDVIVSETIGNYGAEELILPTLRDACRRWLKPGGKLIPQALELYCAPITWPEAKPDLSVWREPVCGFDFSSALSFAVNQQYTRRLSPQHVLAEGRCYCRVDLTPAALDGDALPKVAGTASFRVAQPGVMHGIGGWFKAWLTEDITLTNSPLLESPTSWGHVCLPIAEPLPVAVGDEVEVTLRAVGGGGVLCWDVTWRSVGGESKTFRHSDFEGWLATPERLRPLSPTAAPGLGVEGKMQLFLLTKLDAGWTVEQVARGLRESFSSEFPTDEDALVYVKRQALKFAR comes from the coding sequence ATGTACTCTGATTATGCAGCCCTAACCTATCACGCTTCACTGATTGCCGATGAGCGTCGGGTGCAACCCTTTCAGTCTGCCATCGAGTCTGTCGTACGCCCCGGCGATGTCGTTGCCGACGTTGGCTGCGGAACAGGGATTCTGACGCTTCTGGCATGCCGGGCCGGCGCCCGGCACACCTATGCCATTGATGAAGGCCCCATCATTGAACTTGCCAGGCTGATTATTGAGAAGAACGGTTACGCCGACCGCGTGACATTCATTGGTTGCCTGTCCACACGCGCCCGGCTGCCAGAGCCGGTGGATGTCATCGTCTCTGAGACGATAGGCAACTATGGCGCAGAGGAGCTTATTCTCCCGACGCTCCGGGATGCCTGTCGCCGCTGGCTGAAGCCAGGCGGAAAGCTCATTCCGCAGGCACTCGAACTGTACTGCGCACCGATCACCTGGCCGGAAGCCAAGCCAGATTTGTCCGTCTGGCGCGAGCCGGTGTGTGGTTTTGATTTTTCGTCTGCGTTGTCCTTTGCCGTCAACCAGCAGTATACACGCCGGTTGAGTCCGCAGCACGTGCTGGCCGAAGGGCGCTGCTACTGCCGGGTTGACCTGACCCCCGCCGCGCTGGATGGTGATGCCCTGCCCAAGGTAGCCGGGACGGCATCCTTTCGGGTGGCGCAGCCAGGGGTGATGCATGGCATCGGCGGGTGGTTCAAGGCGTGGCTTACGGAAGACATCACGCTGACGAACAGCCCCCTTCTTGAGTCTCCAACCAGTTGGGGACACGTGTGTTTACCGATTGCCGAGCCGCTGCCGGTGGCCGTTGGGGATGAAGTCGAAGTGACGCTCCGGGCGGTTGGCGGCGGCGGTGTGTTGTGCTGGGACGTGACCTGGCGCAGTGTTGGGGGGGAATCCAAAACGTTCCGCCATTCGGACTTCGAGGGCTGGCTGGCAACACCGGAACGCCTGCGTCCGCTGTCGCCCACGGCGGCGCCGGGGCTGGGAGTGGAAGGCAAAATGCAGCTTTTTCTGCTGACAAAGCTCGACGCCGGCTGGACAGTTGAGCAGGTCGCCCGTGGGCTACGCGAAAGCTTTTCTTCCGAGTTTCCTACGGATGAGGATGCTCTGGTCTATGTGAAAAGGCAGGCGCTGAAGTTCGCTCGTTGA
- a CDS encoding formylglycine-generating enzyme family protein: MPNLPVTQVAAQERSTSVGGGKAGGGETTSSPGSGRGRSSSKGARPPAVPCPSGPLAPTVALPAEQLSTVTFESPRLDDKGNTVETVKGETQRFVENLGNQVTLELVAVPGGCFTMGNTVSDETESYDNERPLMRARVFGFYMGRTEVTQAQWREVASWPKVERDLPPSPSKYTGDDLPVDSITWDEAVEFCRRLTKRTGRPYRLPTEAEWEYACRAGATGLFAYGAVLLPTLENYDGSLPYRDEPAAPPRKKPTPAGSLGVNPFGLADMHGNVREWCLDTYTSRLTGIQAQGAPVRNIHQEEWAQHRTIRGGSWASLPDGCRCSIREGLHREELLTTLGFRVVLSDRYGEGQPIELDNEEPGRTSGSLRLNERTSAPAFSHRPEHPHP, from the coding sequence ATGCCAAACCTGCCTGTGACCCAGGTTGCTGCCCAGGAACGCAGCACGAGTGTGGGCGGGGGAAAAGCCGGTGGCGGTGAAACGACATCCTCACCTGGCAGCGGGCGTGGACGCAGCAGCAGCAAGGGGGCACGTCCACCGGCAGTTCCCTGCCCGTCCGGGCCGCTGGCGCCAACCGTGGCCCTTCCAGCCGAACAGCTTTCCACCGTCACCTTTGAATCTCCCAGACTGGACGACAAAGGCAACACCGTCGAGACCGTCAAAGGCGAAACGCAACGGTTTGTCGAAAACCTGGGCAACCAGGTGACGCTGGAATTGGTCGCCGTACCGGGCGGCTGTTTTACCATGGGCAACACGGTCTCCGATGAAACCGAAAGCTATGACAACGAGCGTCCGCTGATGCGCGCGCGGGTCTTCGGGTTCTATATGGGGCGGACCGAAGTCACCCAGGCGCAATGGCGGGAAGTCGCGTCCTGGCCCAAAGTCGAACGTGACCTGCCGCCTTCCCCATCGAAGTACACCGGCGACGACCTCCCCGTGGACAGCATCACCTGGGATGAAGCCGTCGAGTTCTGCCGGCGGCTGACCAAAAGAACCGGCCGCCCCTACCGGCTGCCAACCGAAGCCGAATGGGAATACGCCTGCCGGGCTGGCGCCACCGGGCTGTTTGCCTACGGCGCGGTTCTGCTGCCGACGCTTGAAAACTACGACGGGTCGCTGCCCTACCGGGACGAGCCAGCCGCCCCGCCACGCAAGAAGCCAACGCCGGCCGGATCGCTGGGGGTCAATCCCTTCGGACTGGCCGATATGCACGGCAACGTACGGGAGTGGTGTCTGGACACCTATACTTCCCGCCTGACGGGAATTCAGGCGCAGGGCGCGCCGGTGCGCAACATCCACCAGGAAGAATGGGCGCAACACCGCACCATCCGGGGTGGCTCGTGGGCGTCGCTGCCCGATGGCTGCCGCTGTTCAATCCGGGAAGGGCTGCACCGTGAAGAACTGCTGACGACGCTTGGCTTTCGCGTTGTTCTCAGCGACCGCTACGGAGAGGGCCAGCCAATCGAACTGGATAATGAAGAGCCTGGACGTACTTCCGGCTCCCTACGCCTCAACGAGCGAACTTCAGCGCCTGCCTTTTCACATAGACCAGAGCATCCTCATCCGTAG
- the cobU gene encoding bifunctional adenosylcobinamide kinase/adenosylcobinamide-phosphate guanylyltransferase — translation MTRELILVLGGARAGKSRFAQQLAQTKADTTGAAVCFIATAEALDEDMQRRILRHRAERPAEWRTIEEPRALAAAYAQAAEAGVVVVDCLTLLVSNWLLAMPHDEAQCLNALETTLAAFLQTFSRREQTVIVVSNEVGLGIVPDNALARRYRDLLGNVNQSVAAAATEVYFVVAGLPWRIK, via the coding sequence ATGACGCGCGAACTCATTCTGGTACTGGGCGGCGCACGGGCCGGCAAAAGCCGGTTTGCCCAGCAGCTTGCCCAGACGAAAGCTGATACCACCGGCGCAGCCGTGTGCTTCATTGCCACGGCGGAAGCCCTCGACGAAGACATGCAGAGGCGGATTCTGCGCCACCGGGCGGAACGCCCGGCGGAGTGGCGTACCATTGAGGAGCCGCGCGCGCTGGCGGCGGCTTACGCCCAAGCGGCGGAAGCCGGTGTGGTGGTGGTGGACTGCCTGACGCTGCTCGTCTCGAACTGGCTACTGGCTATGCCGCACGATGAGGCGCAGTGCCTCAATGCGCTGGAAACCACGCTGGCGGCCTTTTTGCAGACCTTTTCGCGCCGTGAGCAGACGGTCATCGTGGTGTCCAATGAAGTCGGGCTGGGGATTGTTCCCGACAATGCTCTGGCGCGCCGCTACCGGGACCTGCTGGGAAACGTCAACCAGTCGGTGGCCGCAGCGGCAACGGAAGTCTATTTCGTTGTGGCCGGACTTCCCTGGCGCATCAAGTGA